Proteins encoded together in one Aeromonas encheleia window:
- a CDS encoding aspartate aminotransferase family protein → MSELLAVTREVFDEVMVPNYAPAKIIPVRGEGSRVWDQEGREYVDFAGGIAVNGLGHCHPKLVEALKTQGEKLWHLSNVMTNEPALRLAKKLVAATFADKVYFCNSGAEANEAALKLARRYAIEKFGAHKTQIIAFHQGFHGRTFFTVSVGGQAAYSDGFGPKPADITHVTYNDLAELASVISDNTCAVVMEPLQGEGGIIRPTDEFAKGVRELCDKHNALLVYDEVQSGVGRTGELFAYMGLGVTPDILTSAKALGGGFPIGAMLTTTEIAAHLKVGTHGSTYGGNPLACAVAEAVIDVVNTPAVLAGVKQREALFRAGIEAINAKYHCFSEVRGQGLLLGAVLNDDFKGRSRDFLLASIDQGLMALVAGTNVVRFAPSLVIPEADIKEGLARFEKAVAQVVNA, encoded by the coding sequence ATGTCAGAGTTGTTGGCAGTGACACGTGAAGTGTTTGATGAAGTGATGGTTCCCAACTATGCGCCCGCCAAGATCATCCCGGTGCGTGGTGAAGGGTCACGTGTCTGGGATCAGGAAGGCCGTGAGTATGTCGACTTCGCGGGCGGGATCGCCGTCAATGGCCTGGGCCATTGCCATCCCAAGCTGGTCGAAGCCCTGAAAACCCAGGGCGAGAAGCTGTGGCACCTCTCCAACGTGATGACCAACGAGCCGGCCCTGCGTCTGGCCAAGAAGCTGGTCGCCGCCACCTTCGCCGACAAGGTCTATTTCTGCAACTCCGGTGCCGAAGCGAACGAGGCGGCCCTCAAGCTGGCCCGTCGCTATGCCATCGAGAAGTTCGGTGCCCACAAGACCCAGATCATCGCCTTCCATCAGGGTTTCCACGGCCGCACCTTCTTCACCGTCAGCGTCGGCGGCCAGGCTGCCTACTCGGACGGCTTCGGTCCCAAGCCCGCCGACATCACCCATGTCACCTACAACGATCTGGCCGAGCTGGCCTCGGTCATCTCCGACAATACCTGTGCCGTGGTGATGGAGCCGCTGCAGGGGGAGGGTGGCATCATTCGTCCCACCGACGAATTTGCCAAAGGGGTGCGCGAGCTGTGCGACAAGCACAACGCCCTGCTGGTCTATGACGAGGTGCAATCCGGGGTCGGTCGTACCGGCGAGCTGTTTGCCTACATGGGTCTGGGCGTCACGCCGGACATCCTCACCAGCGCCAAGGCGCTCGGCGGCGGCTTCCCCATCGGCGCCATGCTGACCACCACCGAGATCGCGGCTCACCTGAAAGTGGGTACTCACGGTTCCACCTACGGCGGCAACCCGCTGGCGTGCGCCGTGGCCGAGGCGGTGATCGACGTGGTCAACACCCCGGCGGTGCTGGCGGGTGTCAAACAGCGCGAAGCCCTGTTCCGTGCCGGCATCGAAGCCATCAATGCCAAGTACCACTGCTTCAGCGAAGTGCGTGGTCAGGGTCTGCTGCTCGGCGCCGTGCTGAACGATGACTTCAAGGGGCGCTCCCGCGACTTCCTGCTGGCTTCCATCGATCAGGGGCTGATGGCGCTGGTAGCGGGCACTAACGTGGTGCGCTTCGCACCCTCGCTGGTTATCCCGGAAGCGGACATCAAGGAAGGTCTGGCCCGGTTCGAGAAAGCGGTCGCTCAGGTGGTTAACGCCTGA
- a CDS encoding lyase family protein codes for MTTCYDPTSYTLNRNGFENIYEDTHIYQTWLDIEAILAKVQIELGIIPKAAGEVIIQHCDIGLLDRDNIIQGYIKTKHPLVPVLNELGRIVGDEAAKYIHYGITTQNIQQTAELYLCKRFNQEFIALIDKMVVNIGELKRRNKDVVIAARTHSRHALPILLNTKFAVWEDELLRCKDILVGSAPGIFQVMMGGAVGGFHTLPEVGPSMQARIAELLEMGEMKIPSRSIRVHMCQYVNNLTLIAQSCAKIAEEVYISSSEEYSEMSEGFSEGQIGSSTMPQKINPALCYGIIGNARILFNLPSTMLNMAVRPFEADGCSNLIIDNSLREANLLTHEIMLKTEALLQDLFIDRAAMQRNLDITQGMISAENVMMALSKKGLGKAKAHEAVYDIIMRAKKEAISFSEAYIRQPELHAFLSVDEFEKAIAPRSYVGLEYC; via the coding sequence ATGACCACATGCTACGATCCGACGAGCTATACCCTGAACCGCAACGGGTTCGAGAATATCTACGAAGATACTCATATTTATCAGACCTGGTTGGACATAGAGGCCATTCTGGCGAAGGTGCAGATTGAGCTCGGCATCATCCCAAAGGCAGCGGGGGAGGTGATCATCCAGCACTGTGATATCGGGCTGCTCGATCGGGACAATATCATCCAGGGTTATATCAAGACCAAGCATCCGCTGGTGCCTGTCCTCAATGAATTGGGGCGCATAGTGGGTGATGAGGCCGCCAAATATATTCACTACGGCATCACCACCCAGAATATTCAGCAGACGGCCGAGCTGTATCTCTGCAAACGATTCAATCAGGAATTTATTGCCCTCATCGACAAGATGGTGGTCAATATAGGTGAACTGAAACGGCGGAATAAAGATGTCGTCATCGCGGCGAGGACCCATTCCCGGCATGCGCTGCCCATACTGCTGAATACCAAGTTCGCCGTGTGGGAAGACGAGCTGTTGAGGTGCAAGGATATTCTGGTCGGCTCGGCGCCTGGCATCTTCCAGGTCATGATGGGGGGCGCCGTGGGGGGCTTCCATACCCTGCCAGAGGTGGGGCCCAGCATGCAGGCGCGGATCGCCGAGCTGCTGGAGATGGGGGAGATGAAGATCCCGAGCCGCTCTATCCGGGTGCATATGTGCCAGTACGTCAACAACTTGACCCTGATTGCCCAGAGCTGCGCCAAGATCGCCGAGGAGGTCTACATCAGCTCGTCCGAGGAGTACTCGGAGATGAGCGAGGGCTTCTCCGAGGGTCAGATAGGGAGTAGCACCATGCCCCAGAAGATCAACCCGGCCCTCTGCTACGGCATCATCGGCAACGCGCGCATCCTGTTCAACCTGCCCAGCACCATGCTGAACATGGCCGTTCGCCCCTTCGAAGCCGATGGCTGCAGCAACCTGATCATCGACAACTCACTGCGGGAGGCGAATCTGCTGACCCATGAAATCATGTTGAAGACGGAGGCGCTGTTGCAGGATCTCTTTATTGACCGTGCGGCCATGCAGCGCAACCTCGATATTACCCAGGGCATGATCAGCGCCGAGAATGTGATGATGGCGCTGTCGAAAAAAGGATTGGGGAAGGCGAAGGCCCATGAGGCCGTATATGACATCATCATGCGGGCCAAGAAAGAGGCCATCTCTTTCAGCGAAGCTTATATTCGCCAGCCTGAGCTGCATGCATTCCTGTCTGTCGACGAATTTGAAAAGGCGATAGCCCCGCGATCCTATGTCGGACTGGAATATTGCTGA
- a CDS encoding AraC family transcriptional regulator yields the protein MENQHKYQILVPFIEPVGNQSVPSVNYSKTLGTSDSWIGCGYINRNGKSKVLANVSFPYFSLVLVLDGRGTYIDEQGQQYSLGKGSVFLRRPGQRHSSHCESLPAWKEVYLDCDRALYEHLASFLIPEHGAVVFQTASPLEAIDHFSGFMEFVKNASELDMPSVYIKFIELLGALFNGSMNHPEHHENNMVNQVKLALDELCHQRIDLKLYCDELGLNYEVFRKEFKEQTGLSLMKYIVRCRLDKACTLLRTTNLRISEISNELGYSSQYEFSNQFKRYFNLSPRQYKQGIN from the coding sequence ATGGAAAACCAACACAAATATCAGATCCTGGTGCCATTTATAGAGCCTGTTGGAAACCAGTCTGTGCCTTCGGTCAACTATTCCAAGACGCTGGGAACGAGCGATAGCTGGATTGGCTGTGGATATATAAACCGGAACGGAAAATCGAAGGTGCTTGCCAATGTCAGCTTCCCTTATTTTTCATTGGTACTGGTGCTGGATGGCAGGGGAACTTATATCGATGAGCAAGGCCAGCAATATTCCCTTGGCAAGGGCAGCGTATTCTTGCGCAGACCCGGCCAGCGCCATTCCAGCCATTGCGAGAGCCTGCCCGCCTGGAAAGAGGTCTATCTGGATTGCGACCGGGCTCTGTATGAACACCTGGCTTCATTCCTGATCCCTGAGCACGGCGCCGTCGTCTTTCAAACGGCCAGCCCGCTGGAGGCCATCGATCACTTCTCCGGTTTCATGGAGTTTGTGAAGAACGCCAGCGAGCTGGATATGCCCAGCGTTTATATCAAATTCATCGAGTTGCTCGGCGCCCTCTTTAATGGCTCGATGAATCATCCTGAGCACCATGAAAACAACATGGTCAATCAGGTCAAGCTGGCACTGGATGAACTCTGTCATCAGCGCATAGATTTAAAACTGTATTGTGATGAGCTGGGGCTGAACTATGAGGTATTTCGCAAGGAGTTCAAGGAGCAGACCGGACTGTCGCTGATGAAATATATCGTCAGGTGTCGGTTGGATAAAGCCTGCACCCTGCTGAGAACGACCAATCTGCGGATATCCGAGATCTCCAACGAACTGGGCTATTCATCGCAATACGAATTTTCGAATCAATTTAAGCGTTATTTCAATCTATCTCCAAGGCAATACAAACAAGGCATTAATTAA
- a CDS encoding aminodeoxychorismate synthase component II, which produces MLLLIDNYDSFTWNLVQYFGALGQEVVVKRNDELSLDAIARLAPRYLVISPGPCTPNEAGISLAAISRFAGQLPILGVCLGHQSLAQAFGARVVRARQVMHGKTSLIRHRGEGVFKGLKDPLRVTRYHSLVVERESLPDCFEVTAWSEHADCSVDEIMGLRHKHLPLEGVQFHPESILSEQGHQLLANFLVGS; this is translated from the coding sequence ATGCTGTTGTTGATCGATAACTACGACTCCTTTACCTGGAACCTGGTGCAATATTTTGGCGCCCTGGGGCAGGAGGTGGTGGTGAAGCGCAACGACGAGCTGAGCCTGGATGCCATCGCCCGGCTCGCCCCCCGTTATCTGGTGATCTCCCCCGGTCCCTGCACCCCCAATGAGGCGGGTATTTCCCTCGCGGCTATCAGCCGGTTTGCCGGCCAACTCCCCATTCTTGGCGTCTGCCTCGGCCATCAGTCCCTCGCCCAGGCCTTCGGCGCCAGGGTGGTGCGCGCTCGCCAGGTGATGCACGGCAAGACCTCGCTCATTCGCCATAGGGGAGAGGGCGTGTTCAAAGGATTGAAGGATCCGCTGCGGGTCACCCGCTACCATTCGCTGGTGGTGGAGCGCGAGAGCCTGCCCGACTGTTTCGAGGTCACCGCCTGGAGCGAGCACGCCGACTGCAGCGTCGACGAGATCATGGGGCTGCGCCATAAACACCTGCCACTGGAAGGTGTTCAGTTCCATCCGGAGAGTATTCTGAGCGAGCAGGGCCACCAATTGCTGGCCAACTTTCTGGTCGGTTCCTGA
- a CDS encoding oligogalacturonate-specific porin KdgM family protein: MKLAVKLSVVALTLASAGAQALTLDYRHEYKADSETQANRLKLSHATEDGLFFSVEGKMAEGSDVQADGFKDGNGNWSGSGSEWEVGKKFQVTDKLALAPAINLDVGDSYIGYRVQVKSFYTITDNWFTTLRWRGGIQKDEKPTAADKNYNQLNWELGYKGEGFTITGDYEYKFTNYEDYKGDHSNWLYNVVVAVPINKQWVPYTEIGYVPRYNSEHDNDEMEMRYRLGIKYNF; encoded by the coding sequence ATGAAACTTGCTGTAAAACTGAGTGTGGTCGCACTGACATTGGCCTCCGCGGGCGCACAGGCCCTGACCCTGGATTATCGCCATGAATACAAGGCCGATAGCGAGACCCAGGCCAATCGCCTCAAGCTATCCCATGCCACGGAGGATGGCCTGTTCTTCAGCGTCGAGGGCAAGATGGCGGAGGGCTCAGACGTACAGGCGGACGGCTTCAAGGACGGTAACGGCAACTGGAGCGGCAGCGGCAGCGAGTGGGAAGTGGGCAAGAAGTTTCAGGTCACCGACAAGCTGGCGCTGGCGCCGGCCATCAACCTGGATGTGGGGGATTCCTATATCGGCTATCGCGTCCAGGTGAAGTCGTTCTACACCATCACCGACAACTGGTTCACCACCCTGCGCTGGCGTGGTGGTATCCAGAAGGATGAGAAGCCGACCGCCGCCGACAAGAATTACAACCAGCTCAACTGGGAGCTCGGTTATAAGGGAGAGGGCTTCACCATCACCGGGGACTACGAATACAAGTTCACCAATTACGAGGACTACAAGGGCGATCACAGCAATTGGCTGTATAACGTCGTCGTCGCCGTGCCCATCAACAAGCAGTGGGTGCCCTACACGGAAATTGGCTATGTGCCGCGTTATAACAGCGAGCACGACAACGACGAGATGGAAATGCGTTACCGCCTCGGCATCAAATACAACTTCTAA
- the dcuC gene encoding C4-dicarboxylate transporter DcuC has product MIIKNYQTHTTLTISGLLMLTVGVVFTQGGIADFMGAQYKFSSTGSTFFDLFGAFSAIMSERTATIGMIAMTSAGFASYMSKIGAADSLVKACAKPLQLINKPYLILALAFIIGQTLNLVIPSPAGLAMLLLISFYPILLQAGVSPLSAAVVIGTCGSLDLGPGSGNSNVAAELLDMSITEYFASTEILVAIPVTLTVAVTHFFVQKWFDKRDGHKRSQTEIKVASEQDDRQGAPYSRLYAMLPFLPLALLLIFSDIGIASVKINAPIAMFASLIMIVVIDAFRVKSLQLALDHSFEFFKGMAGAFSTVVVLIVAATMFTLGLDAIGAVNAMKSMILAGDVHYLLITLFGMLIIAFTAMLTGSGSAAFVSFSNLGSELSAAAGVKSVLMLVPMQHAAGFGRSLSPVAAVVIAVAVAANVSPFEVLKRALIPCIVGIFSTLFYTQLIFS; this is encoded by the coding sequence ATGATCATAAAGAACTATCAGACTCATACCACCTTGACGATTTCCGGCCTGCTGATGCTGACCGTGGGCGTCGTATTCACCCAGGGCGGCATTGCCGACTTTATGGGGGCACAATATAAATTCAGTTCGACGGGATCCACCTTCTTCGACCTGTTCGGGGCCTTCAGCGCCATCATGTCGGAGCGCACCGCGACCATCGGCATGATCGCCATGACCTCGGCCGGATTCGCCTCCTACATGAGCAAGATTGGTGCCGCCGACAGTCTGGTCAAGGCCTGTGCCAAGCCACTGCAGCTCATCAACAAGCCTTATCTGATCCTGGCCCTGGCGTTCATCATAGGGCAGACCCTGAACCTGGTGATCCCGAGCCCGGCCGGGCTGGCCATGTTGCTGCTCATCTCTTTCTATCCGATCCTGCTGCAAGCCGGGGTCAGCCCGCTCTCGGCCGCCGTGGTGATCGGCACCTGCGGCTCTCTCGATCTGGGCCCGGGCTCCGGCAACTCCAACGTCGCGGCCGAGCTGCTGGACATGTCGATCACCGAATACTTTGCCAGCACCGAGATCCTGGTGGCCATACCGGTCACCCTGACGGTGGCGGTTACCCATTTCTTCGTGCAGAAGTGGTTTGACAAGCGTGATGGCCACAAGCGTTCACAGACCGAGATCAAGGTCGCCAGCGAGCAGGACGATCGACAGGGCGCCCCTTACTCGCGACTCTATGCCATGCTGCCCTTCCTCCCCCTGGCGCTGCTGCTCATCTTCTCCGACATTGGCATTGCCAGCGTCAAGATCAACGCGCCCATCGCCATGTTTGCCTCCTTGATCATGATCGTGGTGATCGATGCCTTCAGGGTGAAGAGTCTGCAACTGGCGCTCGATCACTCCTTCGAGTTCTTCAAAGGCATGGCGGGGGCGTTCAGCACAGTGGTCGTCCTGATCGTGGCCGCCACCATGTTCACGCTGGGGCTGGATGCCATCGGTGCCGTCAACGCGATGAAGTCGATGATCCTGGCGGGTGATGTCCACTATCTGCTGATCACCCTGTTCGGCATGCTGATCATCGCCTTTACCGCCATGTTGACCGGGTCAGGCAGTGCCGCCTTCGTCAGCTTCTCCAACCTGGGTTCCGAGCTGTCGGCCGCGGCCGGTGTGAAATCGGTGCTCATGCTGGTGCCCATGCAACACGCCGCCGGTTTTGGCCGCTCCCTGTCCCCCGTCGCAGCCGTGGTGATTGCGGTGGCGGTGGCGGCCAATGTCAGCCCGTTCGAGGTGCTGAAGCGGGCGTTGATCCCCTGCATCGTCGGTATCTTCTCCACCCTGTTCTACACCCAGCTTATTTTCTCTTAA
- the astD gene encoding succinylglutamate-semialdehyde dehydrogenase, whose product MMSLVQLIDGHWLAGEGKAFESKDPAKNQVVWQGLAASAAQVNAAVKAARRAFYHWSDLSLEERLAIVRRYADLLGEHKEALALTIARETGKPLWETRTEVAAMQGKIAISIRAHDERTGTVENPMPGAKAFVRHKPHGVVAVFGPYNFPGHLPNGHIVPALIAGNTVVFKPSELTPMVAEAMLKLWQEAGLPKGVLNLVQGEVETGKALAGNPDIDGLFFTGSSRTGHFLHQQFAGQPGKILALEMGGNNPLIVKDVSDVDGAVHAIVQSAFITSGQRCTCSRRLFVERGAKGDALVKRLVEVVGQIRVGHYDDVDQPFMGAMISERAALGMVEAQAQLQRLGGESLLALKHLEAGTGFVSPGIIDVTAVAALPDEEYFGPLLQLIRYDDFDAAIDQGNATSFGLSAGLLGDSEADWQHFFKRIRAGIVNWNKPITGASSAAPFGGIGASGNHRASAYYAADYCAYPVASVEDSKAAMPDQLSPGLTF is encoded by the coding sequence ATTATGTCTTTAGTGCAACTGATCGATGGGCACTGGCTTGCCGGTGAAGGCAAGGCATTCGAGTCAAAGGATCCAGCCAAGAACCAGGTTGTCTGGCAAGGCCTGGCGGCCAGCGCCGCTCAGGTGAATGCCGCCGTCAAGGCCGCCCGCCGCGCCTTCTACCATTGGTCCGACTTGAGCCTCGAAGAACGCCTCGCGATAGTGCGCCGATACGCCGACTTGCTCGGTGAGCACAAGGAGGCGCTGGCGCTGACCATAGCCCGCGAGACCGGCAAGCCGCTGTGGGAGACCCGCACCGAGGTGGCTGCCATGCAGGGCAAGATCGCCATCTCCATCCGCGCCCATGACGAGCGCACCGGCACGGTCGAGAACCCCATGCCAGGCGCCAAGGCGTTTGTGCGCCACAAGCCCCACGGCGTGGTCGCGGTATTCGGCCCCTACAACTTCCCGGGCCATCTGCCCAACGGCCACATAGTGCCGGCGCTGATCGCCGGCAATACCGTGGTGTTCAAGCCCTCCGAGCTGACCCCCATGGTGGCCGAGGCCATGCTCAAGCTGTGGCAAGAGGCGGGGCTGCCCAAGGGCGTACTGAACCTGGTGCAGGGCGAGGTGGAGACCGGCAAGGCGCTGGCAGGCAACCCGGACATCGACGGCCTGTTCTTCACCGGCTCGTCCCGCACCGGCCACTTCCTGCACCAGCAGTTTGCCGGTCAGCCCGGCAAGATCCTGGCGCTGGAGATGGGCGGCAACAACCCGCTGATCGTGAAAGACGTGAGCGATGTGGACGGCGCCGTCCATGCCATAGTCCAGTCTGCCTTCATCACCTCGGGCCAGCGCTGCACCTGCTCGCGCCGCCTGTTCGTGGAGCGCGGTGCGAAAGGGGATGCCCTGGTCAAGCGGCTGGTGGAGGTGGTTGGCCAGATCAGGGTCGGTCATTACGACGACGTGGATCAGCCCTTTATGGGCGCCATGATCAGCGAGCGGGCGGCGCTCGGCATGGTGGAGGCCCAGGCCCAGCTGCAGCGACTGGGGGGCGAGAGCCTGCTGGCGCTCAAGCATCTGGAAGCGGGTACCGGTTTCGTCTCCCCCGGCATCATAGACGTGACTGCCGTGGCGGCACTGCCGGACGAAGAGTACTTCGGCCCGCTGCTGCAGCTCATCCGTTATGACGACTTCGATGCCGCCATCGATCAGGGCAATGCCACCAGCTTCGGCCTGTCGGCCGGCCTGCTCGGTGACAGCGAGGCGGATTGGCAGCACTTCTTCAAGCGCATCCGCGCCGGCATAGTCAACTGGAACAAGCCCATCACCGGCGCCTCCAGCGCCGCGCCGTTCGGCGGCATAGGTGCCTCCGGCAACCACAGAGCGAGCGCCTACTACGCCGCCGACTACTGTGCTTATCCGGTCGCCTCGGTGGAAGACAGCAAGGCCGCCATGCCGGATCAGCTGTCGCCTGGCCTGACGTTCTAG
- the trpS gene encoding tryptophan--tRNA ligase, whose product MAKPIVLSGAQPSGQLTIGNYMGALRQWVNMQDDFDCLYCIVDLHAITTRQEPAALRKACLDAAALYLAVGIDPAKSTVFIQSHVPQHAELGWILNCYTQMGELSRMTQFKDKSARFENNVNVGLFGYPVLMAADILLYQANQVPVGNDQKQHLELTRDVCTRFNNLYGEVFTLPEPFIPTDGARVMSLQDPTKKMSKSDDNEANFIGLLEDPKQIVKKIKRAMTDSDEPAVVRFDPENKPGVSNLLTLMSGVTGRSIPELEQHFEGKMYGHLKSETADAVVALLEPIQARFRELRQDETHLQAILAAGAQKARERAEKTLVSVYDVVGFVPRA is encoded by the coding sequence ATGGCTAAACCTATCGTATTGAGCGGGGCCCAACCCTCGGGCCAGCTGACCATCGGCAACTACATGGGCGCCCTGCGTCAGTGGGTCAACATGCAGGATGACTTCGACTGCCTCTACTGCATCGTCGATCTGCACGCCATCACCACCCGCCAGGAGCCTGCCGCCCTGCGCAAGGCGTGCCTGGACGCCGCCGCCCTCTATCTGGCGGTGGGCATAGATCCGGCCAAGAGCACCGTCTTCATTCAGTCTCATGTGCCGCAGCACGCCGAGCTCGGCTGGATCCTGAACTGCTACACCCAGATGGGCGAGCTGTCGCGCATGACCCAGTTCAAGGACAAGTCCGCCCGTTTCGAGAACAACGTCAACGTCGGTCTGTTCGGTTATCCGGTGCTGATGGCGGCCGACATCCTGCTCTATCAGGCCAATCAGGTGCCAGTCGGTAACGATCAGAAGCAGCATCTGGAGCTGACCCGCGACGTCTGCACCCGCTTCAACAACCTGTACGGCGAGGTGTTCACCCTGCCGGAGCCCTTCATCCCGACCGACGGCGCCCGGGTGATGAGCCTGCAGGATCCGACCAAGAAGATGTCCAAGTCCGACGACAACGAGGCAAACTTCATCGGCTTGCTGGAAGATCCCAAGCAGATCGTCAAGAAGATCAAGCGGGCGATGACCGACTCCGACGAGCCGGCGGTGGTGCGCTTCGATCCGGAGAACAAGCCCGGGGTCTCCAACCTGCTGACCCTGATGTCCGGCGTGACCGGTCGCTCCATCCCTGAGCTCGAGCAGCACTTCGAAGGCAAGATGTACGGTCACCTCAAGAGCGAGACCGCCGATGCCGTGGTCGCCCTGCTGGAACCCATCCAGGCACGCTTCCGCGAGCTGCGTCAGGATGAGACTCATCTGCAGGCTATTTTGGCCGCCGGCGCTCAAAAGGCACGGGAAAGGGCTGAAAAAACACTGGTCAGCGTATATGATGTAGTCGGCTTCGTTCCTCGAGCCTGA
- the astA gene encoding arginine N-succinyltransferase, with protein sequence MLVIRPIEQRDFAGLKTCAIESGTGMTSLPVNDELLQRKIDASTQTFLDKPAGKGDCLYFFVAEDLETGEMVGTCAIDAAVGLSQPFYNYHIGKVVHSSPKLGIYNVVETLTLSNDYTGNSELCTLFLRECAREGLNGRLLSKHRFLFMAEHPELFDQTVFAEMRGVSDGDGHSPFYEWLQTHFFSMDFPTVDYLTGIGKKRFIAELMPKYPIYVNLLSNEARAVIGQTHEKTRPAIKMLQDEGFVNRGYVDIFDAGPTVECDVKHIRSVRRSQKLRVLVGEPIGGHTYLICNARFEQYRACYGNIRVDLDKHEAIIPPKMAAAIKVANGDMVRVVDLE encoded by the coding sequence ATGTTGGTTATCCGTCCTATCGAGCAGCGCGACTTCGCCGGCCTCAAGACCTGTGCCATCGAATCCGGCACCGGCATGACCTCATTGCCGGTCAACGATGAGCTGCTGCAACGCAAGATCGATGCCTCGACCCAGACCTTCCTGGACAAGCCTGCGGGCAAGGGAGATTGCCTCTACTTCTTCGTGGCCGAAGATCTGGAGACCGGCGAGATGGTCGGCACCTGTGCCATAGACGCGGCCGTCGGCCTGTCCCAGCCGTTCTACAACTATCACATCGGCAAGGTGGTGCACTCTTCCCCCAAGCTCGGCATCTATAACGTGGTCGAGACGCTCACGCTGTCCAACGACTACACAGGCAACTCCGAGCTGTGCACCCTGTTCCTGCGTGAATGCGCTCGCGAGGGGCTCAACGGCCGACTGCTGTCCAAGCACCGTTTCCTGTTCATGGCCGAGCACCCCGAGCTGTTCGACCAGACCGTGTTCGCCGAGATGCGTGGCGTCTCCGATGGCGACGGTCACAGCCCCTTCTACGAGTGGCTGCAGACGCATTTCTTCTCGATGGACTTTCCCACCGTCGACTATCTCACCGGCATCGGCAAGAAGCGCTTCATCGCCGAGCTGATGCCCAAGTACCCGATCTACGTCAACCTGCTCAGCAACGAGGCGCGGGCCGTCATCGGCCAGACCCACGAGAAGACCCGCCCGGCCATCAAGATGCTGCAGGACGAAGGCTTCGTGAATCGTGGCTACGTCGACATTTTCGACGCCGGCCCCACCGTCGAGTGCGATGTGAAACACATCCGCAGCGTGCGCCGCAGCCAGAAGCTGCGGGTGCTGGTGGGCGAGCCCATCGGCGGTCACACCTATCTCATCTGCAATGCCCGTTTCGAACAGTATCGTGCCTGCTACGGCAACATCCGGGTCGATCTGGACAAACATGAAGCCATCATCCCGCCCAAGATGGCGGCCGCCATCAAGGTGGCGAATGGCGACATGGTCCGGGTCGTCGACTTGGAATGA
- a CDS encoding DUF1338 domain-containing protein produces MQKDIDTLFGHLWDNYIQVTPSAHKVHQLLGGGAPIINDHVAFRTYNLPKLGLEKLAAHFRALGYEEKGEYVFKAKKLYAKHFEHADPDAPKVFISELKVEELSPAAQAIIHKLADQVPDHLTDTPAFLYTGAPWQVSWADYQTLLAESEYAAWMAAWGYRANHFTVNINRLSDFDTIEQVNGALKAAGFVLNTVGGEVKGDPQVMLEQSSTMADKAEVPFSDGVRTIPSCFYEFARRYPQADGVLYPGFVEASADKIFESTNAM; encoded by the coding sequence ATGCAAAAGGATATCGACACCCTGTTTGGTCATCTGTGGGATAACTACATTCAAGTCACCCCGAGTGCCCACAAGGTCCATCAACTGCTGGGGGGCGGCGCGCCCATCATCAACGATCATGTGGCGTTTCGTACCTACAACCTGCCCAAGCTGGGGCTGGAGAAACTGGCTGCCCACTTCCGTGCCCTGGGCTACGAGGAGAAGGGCGAGTACGTGTTCAAGGCCAAGAAGCTCTACGCCAAGCACTTCGAACATGCAGATCCGGACGCTCCCAAGGTGTTCATCAGCGAGCTGAAGGTGGAGGAACTCTCTCCGGCAGCCCAGGCCATCATCCACAAGCTGGCAGATCAGGTGCCCGATCATCTGACCGATACCCCGGCATTCCTCTACACGGGCGCCCCCTGGCAGGTCTCCTGGGCCGACTACCAGACCCTGCTGGCGGAGAGCGAGTATGCGGCCTGGATGGCGGCCTGGGGCTATCGCGCCAACCACTTCACGGTCAACATCAACCGCCTCAGCGACTTCGACACCATAGAGCAGGTCAATGGGGCCCTCAAGGCGGCGGGCTTCGTGCTCAATACCGTGGGCGGTGAGGTGAAAGGGGACCCACAGGTGATGCTGGAGCAATCCTCCACCATGGCCGACAAGGCGGAGGTGCCCTTCAGCGACGGCGTGCGCACCATACCGAGCTGCTTCTACGAGTTCGCCCGCCGCTACCCACAGGCCGATGGCGTGCTCTATCCTGGCTTCGTCGAGGCCTCGGCGGACAAGATCTTCGAGTCCACCAACGCCATGTGA